The Stigmatella ashevillena genomic sequence CCGACCTTGCACTTCGTTACCCCCTGGTAGGCCGTCGGCGTCAGGAGGAGCTGGGTTCCCCGCACCCCCGCGGACACGGAGATGACGTCGAACAGATCGATCGTCTCGTCCGCGAAGACGGGGTACTCCTTCTTGCCGCCAATGGCCGTGACACCGCCCCGGATGTAACCCGTCAGCGGCTGAAGCTCCTTCAGCGGGACGGTGTCCACCTTCCGGTCTCCGCTCAACCTGGCCAGCGCCTTCAGGTCCAGCTCCGCGTCGCCCGGGACCACCGCCAGGAGGACGCCCGTCCGGTCGCCGCGGGCCACCAGCGTCTTGAAGACCTGCTCCGCGGGCAGCCCCACCTTGGCGGCCACCGTCTCGGCGGACAGATCCTCGGGATCAACCTCGTACTCGCGGAGCTCGTAAGCGACGCCGAGGGTATCCAGCAGGCGGGCGGCGTTCGTCTTCATGGCCTTACATTCCCAGGGCCTGGGCAGCGGCCTGGACCCGGGCCAGCGCCTCTTCGGGCGTGTTTCCCACGGCGGACAGGTGCCCCATCTTCCGCCCCTTGCGGGCCTCGCGCTTGCCATACAGGTGCAGGCGGACCCCTGGCATGGCCAGCACCTGCTCGAAGCGGGGGCCTCCCTCGCGCAGCCACAAGTCTCCCAGCAGATTCACGATGGCCGCTGGACGCACCACCTCGACCGAGCCGAGGGGCAGGTTGCACACCGCGCGCACGGCCTGCTCGAACTGGCTGGTGAGGCAGGCCACCTCCGTGGCGTGGAAGCTGTTGTGCGGGCGGGGGGCCAGCTCATTCACCAGCAGCGTGCCATCCTTCAATAGGAACAGCTCCACCACCAGCAGGCCTTCGACCTGAAGCGCGTGGGCCATGGAACGGGCGATGTCCGCGGCCTGCGCGGCCACGGCAGGGGCCACTGGACCGGGCAGCAGCGACCAGGCCAGGATGCGATCCTCGTGGTGGTTGAACGCGGGCGGATACACCGACGTCTCTCCCCGAGGGCTGCGCGCCACCAACACGGACAGCTCGGCCTCCAGGTCGAGCGTGGCTTCCACCACCACGGCGCGCTCTCCCAACTCGCGCCATGCCTGGGGCGCTTCCGTGGTGGACTTCACCACCACCTGCCCCCGGCCGTCGTAGCCCCCCTCGCAGGACTTCACGAAGCAGCGTCCTCCCAGGGCGGTCACCTCCGTGGCCAGGTCCTCCGCACGGTTCACCTCGCGCCAGGGGCCCAAGGGAAAGCCATGCTTCGCCAGCCAGGCCTTCTGCCGCCCACGGTGCTGGACGATCTCCAGCACCTCGGCGGAGGGGCGCACGGGGGCGTGTTCGGCCGCCGCCCTCAGGGACGACAAAGGGATCTTCTCGATCTCCAGCGTCACCACCTCGCACGCCCGGGCCAGTTGGGCCGCGGCCCTCGCGTCGCCGAAGTCGGCCGTGTAGCACTGGTCCACCACCCAGCGGGCAGGGCAGGCGGGATCTGGATCGAGCGCCTGCACCTGGAACCCGAGCGTGCGGGCCGACAGCGCCATCATCCGGCCCAGCTGTCCACCCCCCAGAATGCCGAGGGTGCCTCCCGGAAGGACGGTCCTCATGACAGCTCCCGTTCCCGGAGAACCTCGTCGGTGCGTGCCTTGCGCCAGCCGGCCAGCCGCGCGCGCAGTTCCGGGCGCTGGAGGGCCAGGATGGAGGCGGCGTGGAGCGCGGCGTTGGCCGCACCGGGTTTGCCGATGGCCTGCGTGCCCACTGGGACGCCCTTGGGCATCTGGACGATGGACAGCAGCGCGTCGAAACCGTTGAGCACCGTGGTGGGCATGGGCACCCCGAGCACGGGCAGCAGCGTCTTGCTGGCCACCATGCCCGGCAGGTGGGCCGCGCCTCCCGCTGCCGCGATGATGACCGACAGCCCCCGGGCCTCCGCCGTGGAGGCATATTCGATCATCCAGTCCGGCGTGCGGTGGGCGGAAACGATGCGCACCTCGTGGGGGATTTCCAACTCGGTGAGGATGTCGATGGCAGGGCGCAGGAACTCGAGATCGCTCTTGCCTCCCATGATGACTCCCACCCAGGGGGTGTCCGAACTCGCCATTCTGTCTCGCGCCTCCGGTGCGCTCGCCCGCCGGGGGGCGGGAGAATGGGGAGATAGGGCGGCGTGATTCCGCCGGTCAACCGAGAAGCGCGTGTTCTGGGGGGGGAGGGAGGCTCCGTTCGCCCCCCTCCGTGCTGGCGGGGGGCTTGGGGGCCCTTCCTCAGTACGTGGAGCCCATGCGCCCGAAGCTCTTGAGCGCCTGGGTCTTCGACCGCTTGACCGCCGTGTTCACGTCGTCCGCGCTGGAGGCTTTCTCGTACTCGACGATGGCCGCATCCTGGTCGGCCATGTCGGCGGCCACCGCCGGGGCCCCCGCCACCGAGGCGGCCTCCTGGAACATCTGCTGGTTCATCTGGATGAGCTTCTTGGCTTCGTCCCGGCGCCCCATCTTGAGGGCCTCCGCGGCCTTCTGGAGGTTCTGCGCGCTGCGGGCCCGGGTCGCGTACACGGTGGCATCCTTGTCCTGACGCGCCAGCACCTCCTCACGCTGATCCGTCACCATC encodes the following:
- the ybaK gene encoding Cys-tRNA(Pro) deacylase, with the protein product MKTNAARLLDTLGVAYELREYEVDPEDLSAETVAAKVGLPAEQVFKTLVARGDRTGVLLAVVPGDAELDLKALARLSGDRKVDTVPLKELQPLTGYIRGGVTAIGGKKEYPVFADETIDLFDVISVSAGVRGTQLLLTPTAYQGVTKCKVGPISRPKG
- the purK gene encoding 5-(carboxyamino)imidazole ribonucleotide synthase — translated: MRTVLPGGTLGILGGGQLGRMMALSARTLGFQVQALDPDPACPARWVVDQCYTADFGDARAAAQLARACEVVTLEIEKIPLSSLRAAAEHAPVRPSAEVLEIVQHRGRQKAWLAKHGFPLGPWREVNRAEDLATEVTALGGRCFVKSCEGGYDGRGQVVVKSTTEAPQAWRELGERAVVVEATLDLEAELSVLVARSPRGETSVYPPAFNHHEDRILAWSLLPGPVAPAVAAQAADIARSMAHALQVEGLLVVELFLLKDGTLLVNELAPRPHNSFHATEVACLTSQFEQAVRAVCNLPLGSVEVVRPAAIVNLLGDLWLREGGPRFEQVLAMPGVRLHLYGKREARKGRKMGHLSAVGNTPEEALARVQAAAQALGM
- the purE gene encoding 5-(carboxyamino)imidazole ribonucleotide mutase → MASSDTPWVGVIMGGKSDLEFLRPAIDILTELEIPHEVRIVSAHRTPDWMIEYASTAEARGLSVIIAAAGGAAHLPGMVASKTLLPVLGVPMPTTVLNGFDALLSIVQMPKGVPVGTQAIGKPGAANAALHAASILALQRPELRARLAGWRKARTDEVLRERELS